A single Marinitoga aeolica DNA region contains:
- a CDS encoding bifunctional folylpolyglutamate synthase/dihydrofolate synthase — MISNLKEAVDYIYNRRGGTRIKYGLERINKLCELLGNPQKDFPVIHVTGTNGKGSTSRAIHDILKAHGLKVGIFTSPHLTHISERIKINGKPIKDTEFIETLNDMIIPIEKMDAMKEEMSPSFFEIITALALKYFSNNKIDIAVLEVGLGGRLDATNVVNSDVSVITTIQYDHMNLLGNTLEDIAFEKAGIIKKNNNLVLGKINESAKKIIFERANEVGIKNIFQFDKDFYFNDCAFSLNWNSINYKSPYNEIDNLVYKANGTYQPYNVSTAIMAVESYFEKIGKNLDIAKTKKALKNFIWEGRFELVEYKNKNVILEGAHNISGALALKNSIKTYLKNFKKAALIGILDDKDIDGMVKIIANEFEYIIVTQVPNKRSTNPENVYNLFKNITNNVIFIKNPIEAFNKLISIPFDYYFITGSLYLVGKIRGYMFNLEEI, encoded by the coding sequence ATGATTTCTAATTTAAAAGAAGCTGTTGATTATATATATAATAGACGTGGTGGAACTAGAATAAAATACGGTTTAGAAAGAATAAATAAATTATGTGAATTATTGGGAAATCCACAAAAGGATTTCCCCGTTATTCATGTAACAGGAACCAACGGGAAAGGTAGTACTTCGCGTGCTATACACGATATATTGAAAGCACATGGTTTAAAGGTCGGGATTTTCACTTCACCACATTTAACCCACATATCAGAAAGAATAAAAATAAACGGAAAACCTATAAAAGATACTGAATTTATAGAAACCCTAAATGATATGATCATTCCAATTGAAAAGATGGATGCAATGAAAGAAGAAATGTCTCCCTCATTTTTTGAAATAATCACCGCTTTAGCTCTAAAATATTTTTCAAACAACAAAATTGACATTGCTGTATTAGAAGTTGGATTGGGTGGGAGACTGGATGCCACAAACGTTGTAAATTCTGATGTTTCTGTAATTACAACCATACAATATGATCATATGAATTTATTAGGAAACACTTTAGAGGACATTGCTTTTGAAAAAGCTGGAATAATTAAAAAGAATAACAATCTTGTATTGGGGAAAATAAATGAATCGGCTAAAAAAATCATTTTCGAGAGAGCAAATGAAGTTGGAATAAAAAATATTTTTCAATTCGATAAAGATTTCTATTTTAATGACTGTGCATTTTCTTTAAATTGGAATTCTATCAATTATAAGAGTCCTTATAATGAAATAGATAATTTAGTATATAAGGCTAACGGAACTTATCAACCATATAATGTTTCAACCGCTATTATGGCTGTAGAAAGTTATTTCGAAAAAATAGGGAAAAATCTTGATATAGCCAAAACAAAAAAAGCTTTAAAAAATTTTATTTGGGAAGGTCGCTTTGAATTAGTTGAATATAAAAATAAAAATGTTATTCTTGAAGGTGCTCATAATATATCAGGTGCTTTAGCATTAAAAAATTCGATTAAAACATACCTCAAAAATTTCAAAAAAGCTGCATTAATTGGAATTTTAGATGATAAGGATATCGATGGAATGGTAAAAATAATAGCAAATGAGTTTGAATATATAATAGTTACTCAAGTTCCAAATAAAAGATCAACTAACCCCGAAAATGTCTATAACTTGTTTAAAAATATTACAAATAATGTAATATTTATAAAAAATCCTATTGAAGCTTTCAATAAATTGATATCAATACCTTTTGACTATTATTTTATAACAGGATCTCTTTATTTAGTTGGCAAAATTCGTGGTTATATGTTTAACCTGGAGGAAATTTGA
- the ruvA gene encoding Holliday junction branch migration protein RuvA, which produces MIRKIKGIINKLDSSEIIIQTGNFFFESIPTYRILKNCKENEEYTFESFLDVNERNISLYLFYDDLERSIFINLKKVSKLGAKSALRILQNADAESIATMISANDISGLSKLPGVGKKTAERIANELKNKFDSFISSSNNNKLNDALDALESLGFDRNKIYKVLKNMDIENIPLENIITQALKKL; this is translated from the coding sequence ATGATAAGAAAAATAAAAGGAATCATAAATAAATTAGATTCAAGCGAAATAATCATACAGACGGGCAATTTCTTTTTTGAAAGTATTCCTACTTATAGAATATTAAAAAATTGTAAAGAAAATGAAGAATATACTTTTGAATCATTTTTAGATGTCAACGAAAGAAATATCTCTTTATACTTATTTTATGATGATCTTGAAAGATCTATATTTATTAATTTAAAAAAAGTTTCTAAACTTGGTGCTAAAAGTGCATTAAGAATATTACAAAATGCAGATGCAGAAAGTATTGCCACTATGATATCTGCAAATGATATTAGTGGTTTATCTAAATTACCGGGAGTTGGTAAAAAAACTGCTGAAAGGATTGCAAATGAGCTTAAAAATAAATTTGATTCTTTCATATCTTCCAGTAACAATAACAAATTAAATGACGCTTTGGATGCACTTGAATCTTTGGGATTTGACAGGAATAAAATATATAAAGTTTTAAAAAACATGGATATAGAAAATATTCCTTTAGAGAATATTATTACACAAGCTTTGAAGAAATTGTGA
- the glmU gene encoding bifunctional UDP-N-acetylglucosamine diphosphorylase/glucosamine-1-phosphate N-acetyltransferase GlmU, giving the protein MRVLILAAGLGKRMKSKYPKVMHKIMGKELINWVIDTAKKLNPSKIGVVLGHKSEMVKEILPSDVEIFYQNKQLGTGHAVMSAKEFITDEDVLILYGDTPLITENTLKKLIDKHKNTNADATILTAILDNPTGYGRIIKNEKGEFINIVEEADTTDDQKKIKEVNSGFVVFKGSKLLEGLLKIKPNNNQGEYYLTDVPKYLDNVETYILEDFSESLGINNRIQLAEAEKIMKEKTLKNLMLNGVTIIDPDTTYISPEVKIGQDTIIHPMTFIFGKTEIGEDCEIGPMTRVINCKIGDNVKILRSECEEATIENNVSVGPYSRLRTGTVLKNNVKIGNFVETKKTIINKNTKAQHLTYLGDAEIGEDTNIGAGTITCNYDGKNKHKTYIGNRVFVGSNSALVAPLKIDDDSLIGAGSTITQNIPKGALALGRAKQITKEEWVFKKREKGE; this is encoded by the coding sequence ATGAGAGTTTTAATTTTAGCTGCGGGATTGGGTAAAAGGATGAAATCAAAATACCCTAAAGTAATGCATAAAATAATGGGAAAAGAATTGATAAATTGGGTTATTGATACTGCAAAAAAGCTTAATCCTTCTAAAATAGGTGTAGTTTTAGGTCACAAAAGTGAAATGGTAAAAGAAATTTTACCATCTGATGTGGAAATTTTTTACCAAAATAAACAATTAGGAACTGGTCATGCTGTAATGTCAGCTAAAGAATTTATAACTGATGAAGATGTTTTAATATTATATGGTGATACTCCTTTAATTACAGAAAACACATTAAAAAAACTTATCGATAAACATAAAAATACAAATGCGGATGCAACAATATTAACAGCTATTTTAGATAATCCAACAGGTTATGGTAGAATTATAAAAAATGAAAAAGGTGAATTTATAAATATAGTAGAAGAAGCTGACACAACAGATGATCAGAAAAAAATAAAAGAAGTGAATTCAGGTTTTGTTGTTTTCAAAGGATCTAAATTATTAGAAGGTTTATTAAAAATAAAACCAAATAATAATCAAGGTGAATATTATTTAACAGATGTACCTAAATATTTAGATAATGTTGAAACCTATATTTTAGAGGATTTTTCTGAATCATTAGGAATAAATAATAGAATTCAATTAGCAGAAGCTGAAAAGATAATGAAAGAAAAAACATTGAAAAACTTAATGCTTAATGGTGTTACAATAATTGACCCTGATACTACATATATTTCGCCAGAAGTAAAAATCGGGCAGGACACAATTATACATCCAATGACTTTTATTTTTGGAAAAACCGAAATTGGTGAAGATTGTGAAATTGGGCCAATGACAAGAGTAATAAATTGTAAAATTGGTGATAATGTAAAGATTTTACGTTCAGAATGTGAAGAAGCTACTATAGAAAATAATGTTTCAGTTGGGCCATATTCAAGATTAAGAACAGGAACTGTATTAAAAAACAATGTAAAAATTGGTAATTTTGTAGAAACAAAAAAAACCATTATAAATAAGAATACCAAAGCACAACATTTGACATATTTAGGTGATGCTGAAATAGGAGAAGATACAAATATTGGTGCGGGTACTATAACATGCAACTATGATGGAAAAAATAAACATAAAACATATATAGGAAATAGAGTATTTGTAGGTAGCAATAGTGCATTAGTTGCACCTTTAAAAATCGATGACGATTCTTTAATAGGCGCAGGTTCAACAATCACACAGAATATCCCAAAAGGTGCTTTAGCTCTTGGTAGAGCTAAGCAAATAACAAAAGAAGAATGGGTATTCAAAAAGAGGGAGAAAGGAGAGTAA
- a CDS encoding ribose-phosphate pyrophosphokinase: MPFSMAHEIKIFSGSSNKTLAEKIVQYLGIRLSEVELKRFADGEVNLRIGETVRGLDTFVIQSTSAPVNDNLMELLIMIDALKRASANSIAVVIPYFGYARQDRKARGRDPISAKLVANLLTVAGASRIVTLDLHAEQIQGFFDIPVDNLMGFPVFVNYFKNECNDFDSESSVVVSPDVGGVKRARKLAEKMNLPLAILDKRRPKDNVAEIVNIIGDVDGKTAIIFDDIIDTGGSLVGAAEMLKKKGAKKVIACATHGVLSKNAKEKLQNSVIEKIYVTDTIYHNDLPDKFHVLSVASLLGETVARIKNNLSVSILFK, from the coding sequence ATGCCTTTTTCAATGGCCCACGAAATTAAAATTTTTAGTGGTAGTTCCAACAAAACATTGGCTGAAAAAATTGTCCAATACTTAGGTATAAGATTAAGTGAAGTTGAATTAAAAAGATTCGCAGATGGAGAGGTAAATTTAAGAATAGGTGAAACTGTAAGAGGGTTGGATACTTTTGTTATACAATCTACTTCAGCACCTGTAAATGATAATTTGATGGAATTATTAATTATGATAGATGCTTTAAAAAGAGCATCCGCCAATTCTATTGCTGTAGTTATACCATATTTTGGTTATGCAAGACAAGATAGAAAAGCAAGAGGAAGAGACCCAATTTCAGCAAAATTAGTTGCTAATCTATTAACTGTTGCTGGAGCATCAAGAATTGTTACATTAGATTTACATGCTGAACAAATCCAAGGTTTCTTTGATATTCCAGTTGATAATTTAATGGGATTTCCTGTTTTCGTCAATTACTTTAAAAATGAATGTAATGATTTTGACTCAGAAAGCTCTGTTGTTGTTTCACCAGATGTTGGTGGAGTTAAAAGAGCTCGAAAATTAGCAGAAAAAATGAATTTACCATTAGCTATATTAGATAAAAGAAGACCCAAAGATAACGTAGCTGAAATTGTAAATATTATTGGTGACGTTGATGGAAAAACCGCCATAATATTCGATGATATAATTGATACAGGAGGATCTCTTGTAGGAGCCGCTGAAATGTTAAAGAAAAAGGGTGCAAAAAAGGTTATTGCATGTGCAACACATGGTGTTCTTTCCAAAAACGCAAAGGAAAAGTTACAAAATTCAGTGATTGAAAAAATATATGTTACAGATACAATATATCATAATGATTTGCCAGATAAATTTCATGTATTGTCTGTTGCTTCACTGCTTGGTGAAACTGTTGCAAGAATTAAAAACAATTTATCTGTAAGTATATTATTTAAATAA
- a CDS encoding 50S ribosomal protein L25 produces the protein MAKVYQLKAIERKEGEKSNHVKKEGFIPAVVYGPGLEGENVHLKISLVDAMLMIEKIEETTPIQLKVEKENGEVYTLTAFLKTIQRHKVSDKPIHADFYIPAAGHKMHLNIPIEFVGEAKGLSKGGMLEIHHHELPVEILPKDIVEKFVVDISELDVNDHLTVKDLNIAESIDVLLDPEEIVVAIPVAGRISETTESTEEETEGEEA, from the coding sequence ATGGCAAAAGTATATCAACTAAAAGCTATTGAAAGAAAAGAAGGAGAAAAATCTAATCACGTAAAAAAAGAAGGGTTTATCCCGGCTGTAGTATATGGACCTGGTTTAGAAGGTGAAAATGTACATTTGAAAATTTCATTGGTTGATGCGATGTTAATGATTGAAAAAATTGAAGAAACAACTCCAATCCAGTTAAAGGTTGAAAAAGAAAATGGTGAAGTATATACACTTACAGCATTTTTAAAAACTATTCAAAGACATAAAGTATCTGATAAACCTATTCATGCAGATTTTTACATTCCTGCTGCAGGACACAAAATGCACCTTAACATTCCTATTGAATTTGTTGGGGAAGCTAAAGGGTTATCAAAAGGTGGTATGCTAGAAATTCATCATCATGAATTGCCTGTAGAAATTTTACCAAAAGATATTGTTGAAAAATTTGTTGTTGATATTTCAGAATTAGATGTAAATGATCATTTAACTGTAAAAGATTTAAATATCGCTGAATCAATTGATGTATTATTAGATCCAGAAGAAATTGTTGTAGCTATTCCTGTTGCAGGTAGAATTTCAGAAACTACTGAAAGTACAGAAGAAGAAACAGAGGGAGAAGAAGCTTAA
- the pth gene encoding aminoacyl-tRNA hydrolase — protein MKIIIGLGNPGPRYVFTKHNVGFLVIDRYYELNKNKFKRIEKRTFEGYYNDDLMLIKPLTYMNLSGKVFYELKKYYVNTKDIIVIYDDVALNLGKIRIRPNGSAGGHNGLKSIISVLQSTEFPRIRVGIGPKPEYMDLADFVLSEFSNEEYYKINKVIDKIIPAINLIIDGKITDAMNKFNNKDLTGDEV, from the coding sequence ATGAAAATAATAATTGGTTTAGGAAATCCTGGCCCACGTTATGTTTTTACAAAACATAACGTGGGGTTTTTGGTTATAGACAGATATTATGAATTAAACAAAAATAAATTCAAAAGAATTGAAAAAAGAACTTTTGAAGGATATTATAATGATGATTTGATGTTAATAAAACCGCTTACATACATGAATTTAAGCGGAAAAGTTTTTTATGAATTAAAAAAATATTATGTTAATACTAAAGATATTATAGTAATATATGATGATGTTGCATTAAATTTAGGAAAAATAAGAATAAGACCAAATGGTTCCGCTGGAGGACACAATGGTTTAAAATCTATTATTTCTGTATTACAAAGTACAGAATTTCCTAGAATTAGAGTTGGTATTGGTCCAAAACCAGAATATATGGATCTTGCGGATTTTGTTTTAAGTGAATTTTCAAATGAAGAATATTATAAAATAAATAAAGTAATAGATAAGATTATTCCAGCAATTAATTTAATTATAGATGGAAAAATAACAGATGCAATGAATAAATTTAATAACAAAGATTTAACAGGAGATGAAGTATAA
- a CDS encoding STAS domain-containing protein, translating into MNRYCIFNEENNIKILRFLTNITVENSGYIKERLEKFLSFENKEIIIDFSDVYFIDSNGLGVIISLIQRARKYNNRLIFINVNSLIKNILDITKVNRLMNILDTYEEAKKYAMAL; encoded by the coding sequence ATGAATAGATATTGTATATTTAATGAGGAAAATAATATAAAAATTTTAAGGTTTCTCACAAATATAACAGTAGAAAATAGTGGTTATATTAAAGAAAGATTAGAAAAATTTTTATCTTTTGAAAATAAGGAGATTATAATAGATTTTTCAGATGTATATTTTATTGATAGCAATGGATTGGGGGTTATCATTTCACTTATTCAAAGAGCAAGAAAATATAATAATAGATTAATTTTTATAAATGTAAATTCTTTAATAAAAAATATTTTGGATATAACAAAAGTTAATAGATTAATGAATATATTAGATACTTATGAAGAAGCAAAAAAATATGCAATGGCATTATAA
- a CDS encoding sodium-translocating pyrophosphatase: MHILNLSGIIFGLIGIIFTVFLTFKVLENSPGNEKMQKISGAIQMGARAFLISEYKILYVIVLIIFVLLGLINGWKMALSFFLGSTLSVSAGFFGMSIATKANTRTAHGAIESLSKGLKIAFNGGAVMGMTVASLGLFGLGLIFYLTNGDTVSMSGYAMGASLVALFARVGGGIFTKAADVGADLVGKTEAGIPEDDPRNPAVIADNVGDNVGDVAGMGADLYESFVGSIFSASALGVLVYDKEGAVFPFLVVSIGILSAIIGILVFNFSLKNKDDVDPSKALHFGTYIANGLTLLGVLFLSLMILKTINPFFVIFLGMIVGMIIGSITEYYTAKSPIKHLANSAVSGAAPLLISGMAVGMESTAIPVVLISIATIISYNLLGLFGIALAGVGMLATLGITLAIDAYGPIADNAGGIAQMAELESYVRERTDQLDAVGNTTAAIGKGFAIGSAALTALALFASYTKVTGLNIIDLSKSQVFIGALVGGMLPFLFSSMAMKAVGEAAEIMVQEVRRQFKEIVGLMEGKADPDYSSCVSIATKGALKKMVFPSLLAVFMPIIMFFILGKESVAGMLVGTTVSGVMLAIFMANAGGAWDNAKKYIEEGNFGGKGSFAHKASVIGDTVGDPFKDTAGPAINILIKLMSIVSIVVIPILMKIFK; the protein is encoded by the coding sequence ATGCATATTCTCAACTTAAGTGGGATTATTTTTGGTTTAATAGGGATTATATTTACTGTATTCCTTACTTTTAAAGTACTGGAAAATTCTCCAGGTAATGAAAAAATGCAAAAAATTTCCGGAGCAATCCAAATGGGAGCAAGGGCATTTTTAATATCAGAATATAAAATATTATATGTCATAGTTCTCATTATTTTTGTGTTACTAGGTTTAATAAATGGGTGGAAAATGGCTTTATCTTTTTTTCTTGGCTCTACTCTATCTGTTTCAGCTGGTTTTTTTGGTATGAGTATAGCGACAAAGGCTAATACCAGAACAGCTCATGGTGCAATTGAATCTTTAAGTAAAGGATTAAAAATTGCTTTTAATGGTGGAGCAGTTATGGGAATGACTGTAGCTTCACTTGGTCTATTTGGATTAGGATTAATCTTTTACTTAACCAATGGTGACACTGTATCAATGAGCGGTTATGCTATGGGAGCCTCTTTAGTCGCATTGTTTGCAAGAGTTGGTGGAGGTATATTTACTAAGGCTGCAGATGTTGGAGCAGATTTAGTTGGAAAAACTGAAGCAGGCATCCCTGAAGATGACCCAAGAAATCCTGCAGTTATTGCTGATAATGTTGGAGATAATGTTGGAGACGTTGCCGGAATGGGAGCAGATTTATATGAATCTTTTGTTGGATCAATATTTTCTGCTTCCGCTTTAGGTGTACTGGTTTATGATAAAGAAGGGGCTGTATTCCCATTTTTAGTCGTATCTATTGGAATTTTATCCGCAATAATCGGTATACTTGTTTTCAATTTTAGTTTAAAAAATAAAGATGATGTAGATCCTTCAAAAGCTTTGCATTTTGGAACATATATTGCAAATGGTTTAACATTACTGGGTGTTTTATTTTTATCCTTAATGATCCTAAAAACCATTAATCCATTTTTTGTTATATTCTTGGGTATGATAGTTGGTATGATCATAGGAAGTATTACAGAATACTATACTGCAAAAAGTCCTATAAAACATCTTGCTAATAGTGCGGTAAGTGGTGCTGCGCCTTTATTGATTAGTGGCATGGCAGTTGGAATGGAATCAACAGCTATACCAGTTGTTTTAATTTCCATTGCTACAATAATTTCATATAATTTACTTGGTTTATTCGGTATTGCATTAGCAGGTGTAGGTATGTTAGCTACTCTTGGTATAACTCTAGCTATAGACGCTTACGGTCCTATAGCTGATAATGCTGGTGGAATTGCACAAATGGCAGAACTTGAATCTTATGTAAGAGAAAGAACTGATCAATTAGATGCTGTTGGAAATACTACTGCTGCCATAGGAAAAGGCTTTGCTATAGGATCTGCTGCTTTAACTGCTTTAGCATTATTTGCTTCTTATACCAAAGTTACCGGATTAAATATTATAGATCTTTCAAAATCACAGGTATTTATCGGTGCTTTAGTAGGTGGTATGTTGCCATTTTTGTTTTCCTCAATGGCCATGAAAGCCGTTGGTGAGGCTGCAGAAATAATGGTACAGGAAGTTAGAAGACAATTTAAAGAAATTGTAGGATTAATGGAGGGTAAAGCAGATCCAGATTATTCCTCTTGTGTTTCTATTGCCACAAAAGGGGCTTTAAAAAAAATGGTTTTCCCTTCATTATTAGCTGTATTTATGCCTATTATAATGTTTTTCATCCTAGGAAAAGAATCTGTTGCAGGGATGTTAGTGGGAACTACAGTTTCAGGTGTCATGCTTGCTATATTTATGGCCAACGCTGGTGGAGCATGGGATAATGCAAAAAAATATATTGAAGAAGGCAATTTTGGTGGAAAAGGTAGTTTTGCACATAAAGCCTCTGTTATTGGTGATACTGTTGGTGATCCTTTTAAAGATACCGCTGGACCTGCAATAAATATATTAATAAAACTTATGTCTATCGTTTCTATTGTCGTAATTCCAATATTAATGAAAATTTTTAAATAA
- a CDS encoding 6-phosphofructokinase: MKRIAVMNVGGDCPGLNSAIRALVRKSAIEDIEVLGVYDGFKGFLEDRVFVMTKEHVSGILERGGTILGSSKFDPTKNPDDFTKLKENFEKYQITAFVIMSGHTGTEIALKISDEGMPSIVIPATIDNDLPWTDFSIGFFTALETVTKTLDALHSTASAGHRVIVVEVGGDEAGWLATLGGLTGGADYILIPEIKFNPDKLIENIKKRYDEGKKFSIVVVQEKCPLSERLKLIQDQYPESSPSEIVSKYIKENIEGVECRNVNLGYMQRGGTPVSFDRLIATMFSTKAVEYVKKGKVNIALSLKGFDITDVPLTPDLLKNKEIDSRIYEIAKIFF; this comes from the coding sequence ATGAAAAGAATTGCTGTTATGAATGTTGGTGGAGATTGTCCTGGGCTTAATAGCGCTATTAGAGCACTAGTTAGGAAATCTGCTATTGAAGATATTGAAGTTTTAGGCGTTTATGATGGTTTTAAAGGCTTTTTAGAAGATAGAGTTTTTGTTATGACAAAAGAACATGTATCTGGAATTCTGGAACGTGGTGGAACTATTTTGGGTTCATCTAAATTTGATCCAACAAAAAATCCTGATGATTTTACTAAATTAAAAGAAAATTTTGAAAAATATCAAATAACCGCATTTGTAATAATGAGTGGTCACACAGGTACAGAAATTGCTTTAAAAATTTCTGATGAAGGAATGCCATCAATTGTAATTCCAGCAACAATAGATAATGATTTACCCTGGACTGACTTTAGTATAGGGTTCTTTACTGCATTAGAAACAGTAACAAAAACCCTGGATGCATTGCACTCAACTGCCAGTGCTGGTCATAGGGTTATTGTTGTAGAAGTTGGTGGAGATGAAGCTGGTTGGTTAGCTACTCTTGGTGGATTAACAGGTGGTGCAGATTATATTTTAATTCCCGAAATAAAATTTAACCCTGACAAACTAATAGAAAATATTAAAAAAAGATATGATGAGGGAAAGAAATTTTCAATTGTCGTAGTTCAAGAAAAATGTCCATTATCAGAAAGATTAAAATTAATACAAGATCAGTATCCTGAAAGTTCTCCATCTGAAATTGTATCAAAATATATTAAAGAAAATATCGAAGGTGTTGAATGTAGAAATGTTAATTTAGGATATATGCAACGTGGTGGAACACCTGTTTCATTTGATAGATTAATTGCAACTATGTTCTCAACTAAAGCTGTTGAGTATGTAAAAAAAGGTAAAGTAAATATTGCTCTATCTCTTAAAGGTTTTGATATAACCGATGTTCCTCTTACACCAGATTTATTAAAAAATAAAGAAATTGATTCAAGAATCTATGAAATAGCAAAAATATTCTTTTAA
- a CDS encoding ABC transporter substrate-binding protein → MKKFLLALVLVLSLVLFANIKVGVVLPMTGGIAAFGEMSWQGIELAHEMYPKVLGEQIDLVLVDNRSEKTEAANAVSRVIDKEKVVAIIGEVASAHSLAGGAVAERKHIPMLTSSSTNPLVTNRKKYVSRVCFIDPYQGAAAAIFAYKNLNAKKAAVFIDVEQDYSVGLANFFKKKFQELGGNYFIEFFKTGDQEFSAQLTDAINKNPDVLYITGYYPEISLFARQARMLGFKGPILAGDGAEAPELIKIGGDAVEGLYYTTHFHPKGAATDMTKVFVEKFKEKYGSEPGAMHALGFDAYLVLRKAIEMAGKADPKAIAKAIREVKNFPGATGMITINKNGDAEKSVVIDMVKNGEFTYVTTINPANY, encoded by the coding sequence ATGAAGAAATTTTTATTGGCCTTGGTTTTAGTTCTTTCGTTGGTTTTGTTTGCAAATATTAAAGTTGGTGTTGTATTACCAATGACTGGTGGGATCGCAGCTTTTGGTGAAATGTCATGGCAAGGTATTGAATTAGCTCATGAAATGTATCCTAAAGTATTAGGTGAACAAATTGATTTAGTATTGGTTGATAACAGATCAGAAAAAACAGAAGCTGCCAATGCTGTAAGTAGGGTAATAGATAAAGAAAAAGTTGTTGCAATTATTGGTGAGGTAGCAAGTGCTCACTCATTAGCTGGTGGAGCTGTTGCAGAAAGAAAACATATACCTATGTTAACTTCTTCTTCAACAAATCCATTAGTTACAAATAGAAAAAAATATGTATCTCGTGTTTGTTTTATAGACCCTTATCAAGGTGCTGCTGCTGCTATATTTGCATATAAAAATTTAAATGCAAAGAAAGCTGCTGTATTTATCGATGTTGAACAAGATTATAGTGTTGGTTTAGCTAATTTCTTCAAAAAGAAATTCCAGGAATTAGGTGGAAATTATTTCATCGAATTCTTTAAAACTGGCGACCAGGAATTCAGTGCTCAATTAACAGATGCAATTAATAAAAATCCTGATGTATTATATATTACAGGTTATTATCCAGAAATTTCATTATTTGCAAGACAAGCTAGAATGTTAGGATTTAAAGGACCTATCTTAGCTGGTGATGGTGCAGAAGCTCCTGAATTAATTAAAATTGGAGGAGATGCTGTAGAAGGATTATATTACACAACTCATTTCCATCCAAAAGGTGCTGCAACAGATATGACAAAAGTATTTGTTGAAAAGTTCAAAGAAAAATATGGTTCCGAACCTGGTGCAATGCATGCTTTGGGATTTGATGCATATTTAGTATTAAGAAAAGCTATTGAAATGGCGGGGAAAGCTGATCCTAAAGCTATAGCTAAAGCAATTAGAGAAGTTAAAAACTTCCCAGGTGCTACTGGTATGATTACTATCAATAAAAACGGAGATGCTGAAAAATCCGTTGTTATTGATATGGTTAAAAATGGAGAATTCACTTATGTAACAACAATTAATCCTGCAAATTATTAA